TGATCTCCATGGTTACAAGATGATCTCAATCTGTGACCTCCTACCGAAGTAATGAAACAGACCACAGTGCCAAttaaaatgcccccccccccccctcctggaGCAGGAAGGAGGTCTGGTAGTGTTCCTGTTTTTATCTTTACCTATTGACTGCCGCCGCATTCTTATTTAAGATATAACGTTGGCTTGGCTCACCTTGAAGGGGCAGGTGAGATGACTCGCAAAGTTCAGCCGCTCCTTTCACTCTGTGTAACTGTGCTGGTCTGGTGCAGTAGCGGACCAAATGTTCAGTAGCACTTTAATGTCAAGCTCCCTGGACCATGATGGTTGTCAGGTGATTCCATacagctgtcaaaaaaaaacattgtgcgATGACTGAGTCAGTTTTCACATGTCACATGGGCAAAATAGTCTTATGCCAGGCCAGCATTACCATGTGTAACTAATTACCTCAGCGCATTCtctcaggttgtgtgtgtgtgtgtgtgtgtgtgtgtgtgtgtgtccatctgtggcTTCATCTGTTACACTGCTTTCTCCAAGGTGCTGAAGAGTGACTGCTGTCCCCCCTTTGTCTGACATCCTCATTTCTCGCCGACGCCGCTCCCCTCCCCCGACCTCCCTGTCTGCCCCACCCTGAACCCCGACATACGCCCACCCGCAGCATGAACGAGGTCACCGTGGTCCGAGAGGGATGGCTCCACAAGCGAGGTAAGGACAGGACGCGCTGCTGCAGTGTACAGGTCAACGTGTTCCCTCTGCTAGGATTTTAAATTCTTGCTCTTTCTCacggccatttttttttattttttatcatctCATCCATGACTTGTCTATCTTCTGGCATGCAACACAGGTGAGTATATTAAGACGTGGAGGCCCCGCTATTTCATCCTGAAGAGTGATGGCTCCTTCATTGGCTACAAGGAGAAGCCAGAGATCTCCGACCCAAACCTACCACCCCTCAACAACTTCTCAGTGGCAGGTGAGAAGTGCACGACAAGTGTTTTTTTCGGAAGTAAAGTCTAGAAGATGTTGTGCTCTTAAAAGGCATGCAGGAAATGCACAACAGTCTGAGAATGAAAGCGAAAGGGCTGCCACAGATGATAAACTTACAACCTCAATACTTCCTTTTCACATTAACCTCAACAGGTTTTTTTAACCAGGTCGTAAACATGCCTCTCTGTACACAGTGCACACCCATGCAGGGTTTCTTATTACTGTACGCCACATATACCACCCTGATGCCAATGTGGTTTGTTATTGTAGCCGTTGTTCCTTGTTCCCATGATCACGTTCTCAGTGTACCTTACTTGTTTAGTTTATCAACTAAACTTTATAGCTTTGTGTCTATCCTGGCTGGAGATGGTGATTATTAACCATTTAGTAGTTGGCGAGGAGATTAAAGGATGGCTTATTTTATTTCTGTAATTGTCTTTCTCATTTTATGATGTCCTTAAATGCTCCAAATCATGGTTTAGAAGCTTTACATTTTACATGTTCTCAGTTAGTTGTCATAATTTACAGTAAACGGCTAAGGCTGAATATGACCGTTAGCTTGTATTGTACTTGCTCTCTGTACATGTGGGGTTTCACGCCGCTGATTAGCCCTTGTGCTCTCCTGAAATTTCACAGAATGCCAACTGATGAAGACAGAGAGGCCCAGGCCGAACACGTTTGTCATCCGCTGCCTGCAGTGGACCACGGTCATCGAGCGCACTTTTCACGTGGACAGTAACGCAGAGAGGtgtgacaaaacaaaacagtagaGGAACAACAACATTGTAGAGGACATATttcagaaggactatttccttgTTTTGCTGCCAATTTTATGAACGTGCTCACTTGGAGATAGTGTTGcagtaataaaaaagaaaagcagtATGTGCACAGATTATCCTCTATCCAATCAGCTTTTGAAAGGAATGTTAAGTCTTATACTGTTGTTTCATGTTCAGGGAGGAATGGATACGAGCGATTCAGGCTGTAGCCAATGGGCTTAAGACACAAGAGGAAGAACCGATGGACATCAACTTCGGTTCCCCCGGTGACAACAGCCTAGAGGGCATGGAGGCAGCCATTGCCAGGTCCCGCACTAGAGTGGTCAGTGACTAACATGTATTAGATTTTTCTTGTTGGTGCCTGTACTGTAATCCTCATGGCAAGACCCTGCACACTCATGCACCTGATCTGTGTTCATTCATGAACGCAAATGTTGATTCTCTGGTTCAGAACATGAGTGACTTCGACTACCTAAAGCTTCTGGGAAAGGGCACATTTGGAAAGGTGATCCTCGTAAAGGAGAAGGCCACGGGCATGTACTACGCCATGAAAATCCTGCGCAAGGAAGTCATCATCGCTAAGGTATGATGGACAGGTCTGACCTTACTAAAAGATGAATGCAAGACTGCACTGGAGGCAAAAGGCCTTATTTTTATTTACTTACATTTGGCTTGTTTTATCGACTTAAGGATGAGGTGGCACACACGGTTACTGAAAGCAGAGTCCTGCAGAACACAAGGCATCCCTTCCTCACGGTCAGTTCCTCGCTCAACTGATGATGGTCACGCTGTTGTCACTTAATTGGTGTTTTGTTCCATGTTCTGTGATGTTTGAAGCTGAAGTTTGTCCCACTTTCTCTTGTTTCTCAGACACTAAAGTATGCCTTCCAAACTCATGACCGCCTGTGTTTTGTGATGGAATATGCAAATGGCGGCGAGGTACTCTTTATATCACTTGTTGTCTTGCATCTGACATTAGTTGGTGGAGTTGGATAATAAAGTGTGTTATTACATGAGATTGTATAGAGGCAACTTTTCCACCTTTCTGACTTTCGTTGTGAATGAAGCTTTGATATGTGGGCTATATTTGCATCTGTATTGAATATGTACCTGGTCCTCTGTCTTCCCTCAGCTGTTCTTTCACTTGTCCCGGGAAAGAGTATTCACGGAGGATAGAGCCCGGTTCTATGGTGCTGAGATAGTATCTGCACTGGAATACTTGCATTCATGCGACGTCGTCTACAGGGACCTTAAGGTGAGCTCAATGGgagagacaccccccccccaccccacccccccctacacacacactcattcttttTTATTAATATGTCACCTAAAATTGTATAACCTATGAAGCATTTTGTTGAAAAGTTAGAAGAAACATTTGCATTCATTAATGAGGTGTTTGTCCACACTTTTTCCAGCAGTCCAGCTTTACTGATGTTGTctattgtctttctttttcatccGTGCCCTCTATAGCTGGAGAATCTCATGCTGGATAAAGATGGACACATCAAAATAACGGACTTTGGCTTATGCAAAGAGGGCATTACCAATGAGGCTACAATGAAGACCTTTTGTGGAACACCAGAATACCTTGCTCCTGAGGTAAGCACCTGCAAGCACCATTGACAGTACTTAGTCATTGTGAGGGTTTCCTGATCTCAATTTGAGAAGAAATAGCTACTCATACTGAACTTTTGTTCACAAATGTAAAATATTCACCAGAGTCCGACAAGTAGGAGGTCTCTCCACTGCCTTGACCTGCAATCAAGCAACGTCACCAGCGCTAGTAGTTAAAAGTTGAACACTTTCCCTGCTTTGCCTGTGATGTGTATCTGTGGTCACAAGGAGCCTGttgtaaatatgtaaataaaagaAACAGGTGTGAAGGTTTAGCATCTGTGCTGGCTATGCATATAAAATCACTTCAAAGAACACGGTTACCCATACATTGCCCAATTTGTTACTTCCATAACCGAAGATTCTTTCCCAGGGTAGATGGCTGCCTTTCTCATTATGCAGGGTTAAACAGCATCAGTGGAAAGTAAACTATTAGCTTCAGCTGCGCTGCGGAAAAAGAAGCAATGTTCATTTCAGTCAGACAGACGGCAAATAAGTCACTGTTGACATTGCAACACAGATAGGAACGCTGTGCTTTTCCTAAAAAATGGCCTCTTCCCTTAGCAAAGGTTACCCCCTCTTTTTTCTATTAAGACATCAgtaatttgtgtctgtgtctggttaTAGGCATTGTAAAGGTCTGAAATCTCCTAATGTTGCATTAACTTGCCCTTGCAATTTAATTAACAGGTGCTGGAGGACAATGACTACGGCCGCGCGGTGGACTGGTGGGGTCTCGGTGTGGTGATGTACGAGATGATGTGTGGCCGACTGCCCTTCTACAACCAGGACCACGAGCGCCTGTTCGAGCTCATCCTGATGGAGGAGATCCGCTTCCCCAGGAACCTCTCGCCCGAGGCCAAGGCTCTGCTGGCCGGCCTTCTCAAGAAGGACCCCAAGCAGAGGTGGGCATGCAAGCGGGCCAAGGGAACCAAGGGGATGTTTGTTACCCATGCCGCTAGTCCTGTCCCAATAATTACATTACATAAAGTTCAATATATGAAAATACAGACATACATTTTTGCAGACCACGATATTGCCTGACTGTTGTGTTttacatttgttacatttggtctttgtatttgaaatacatgGACATTTAAGTTAACCTAAACCTAGTTAAATTAGCCTGGCTTAGGATTATACAGTCGTGCATATTGATGTCTCCACTCTTAACTGTGAGTGAATTGAAATCAAGTCAAATATATCAACAGGAATACAAAAAGCCATGTATGTGATGTACAACACTGTGTGTAGGATGTTGATCTAAAATGATGGTGAAATTTTTTGACTTTCAAGGCTTGGAGGAAGTCCAGAAGACGCCAAAGAGGTGATGACTCACAAGTTCTTTACCACCATCAACTGGGCAGACGTTCTTGAGaagaaggtatgtgtgtgtgtgattattattTTATGCAGCCAACAATATCTTCATTGTGTTCATCAGTCTCGGCCAGACAATTCACATTTTTCTCCTTCCTTCATCTTCTTGTCCATTAGCTCGTTCCACCATTCAAGCCACAGGTGACCTCTGAGACAGATACACGCTACTTTGATGACGAGTTCACGGCACAGACCATCACCGTCACGCCTCCAGACCAGTGTAAGTAGTCCAGGCTCTGCTGGTTTGCGGTTCTAGTTGGGCCCTAGTTTCAGTAATTTAGTGTGGgctactagcctgggtgttcccatgctgctttgcacacgatttcattcacactgcaaaggcagcctggaaactactgccctaatttttgcctgagataggggaccaatcacataacaggggggaaagaaagacgatgatgagctctttgatagacatccgtggcgcccaatgaacggatctgggctgggtttcccagattccttAAGAAGCTctgaagtgctaagaacttcgtaggagcgctctaagaacgctctaagaatgctcctaagttcttagcacttaagagcttcttaacgaatctgggaaagcCGGccctgggcattttttcaaatacgagaaaatgaacgtttggttgccagaccatgtcTCATTGAGATGTGGTTGCCTCAGCCAGGCTAGTGGGCTACACTGCAACAGAAGAGATTGCTAAGGAAGTCGACTGATGTTACATTGGTTACATGACAATTAATTCTATTTCAACACTTCTCTTAGGGGTAACTCTGGTCTCTGAATAGGTTGTATGAGTGTAAGCCTCAGATCTGTACTGTGGTCAATAAGATTTAGTTGAGTTTAGTCTGTAACCATATAATTAATAGGTTACCGAAGGAGTGTCCTTTCTTCTCTTTAACTGTTCTGCCTGGCAAAGGGTGGAGGCTCTTTGTAGCAGTATATCATTCGATGCTGTCTGGCTTATTTGATTGAAACGAACTTGATCATAATCTAGTATCAGGTGTGATTTTGGTGCTATATAAGTGCTATATGGTGCTCCGCGCTGTCTGAAGAAGTCTTATTGAAGTTGTAGACTGCAAGCACATTTAAAACGGGCCACCATGGCTTGCCCTCAGGCCTCATTTCTTTTACTGGGTGATCCTGTACAAACCCTGTTTCCAGAAAAGTTGGGatgctgtgtaaaatgtaaataaaaactatGATTTGAATTTTTAGTTGACaatagaatagaaaaaaaaattgaaattgaaatgtttCTGTTGAAAATATGATCGTCTCGAAAAAAGGACAGTCGTGTTTACCACTGCTTCACCTCTTCGTTTAACGATCTGTGAAAGTTTGGGAACTGAGGAGACATTGTCTGGGTGGCTGCAAATATTGCTCAAAACCTGTATCATTCAGCATTAATTGTCCCTGTCCAGATGTTCAGGCTGCCCGTATCATAGGCACTTAGGTACCCCCACACCATCAGAGATGTTGGCTTTTGAACTACATATTAATAAGTTGGATGGTTTCTCCTCTTTTGCCCGGAGGGTCCAGAGTCCATCCTTTTCTATAAGAATGACAGTGTTTTATCAATCACTGTTGTTAAGCTTTGGGGGAGGGACTTAGTCATGTGACCATTCCCACACCTTTCTGCTTGATAAGTATGTTCGCCTGTGCTTGTCTGACATGCCCTGATGAAAACctaaggctgcgttcagactccCAGCCAAAAtcttttagcccattcagatttgaatcggatgtcacttttgaagtctgaacagtgacggatcacatgaaatccgatttttgcaaaacggatccaaaccacatccaggaggtagtttcatatcgcattcgtatcggatatgggcAGATATGTCTccgtctgaacagctcccaacactccgTGTCCGTGACGTGACGCGCGTggccgcccacctatttcgattTGTGGAGCAAcgtacggctatgtcttttgaccatgttatattaaaattTTACTTAACAATACCCAATGCTAAATagtgcattatacagtctctgctctgtttctatggaagtggcttgttttttgttgctacagcaacctgtcagatctgttactaatgtggcccagtctgaacagagccatatccgatttggacacttgctaaaggcagtgtgaacagtcagccctaaaaatcggatatgagaaggaaacagatttgaatcagattcgtctgcagtctgaacgcggccgAAGTGTTGAAATGCATTGGCATGTAGCCAATTTtgtattaaaggctttttacttAAAGGAATaattcggaattttggacacaggacctcatttccaactttgccgaggTGATATAAATCGGTGGAGACTAATTTTATCGCGTGTAACCccttccttaaagggataatccggagtgaaatgcactttagatcaatttttcggactattgggagtacatacgttgagttgacaccaaaatcatgtcattcggatgtattttgagaaagttcgagttcaccgtttttagccaaaactcgttagcctgtaagtgaccggggcaggtcctttcgccactacaaaacgctatttttatacctcttctactgttccaaacaacactacacttacgtggtagtgagtagagggtccctaaagccaaaccgaagtatccccacgtctttatgtggtcggatagagagtccagaatgaatttaatcgagtcagtaccttccggaaatgtcactgcggcagctgcgcaacgcttcaacaacactttactaacatttccggaaaggtactgactcgattaaattcattctggactctctatccgaccacataaagacgtgaggatacttcggtttggctttagggaccctctactcactaccacgtaagtgtagtgttgtttggaacagtagaagaggtataaaaatagcgttttgtagtggcgaaaggacctgccccggtcacttccaggctaacgagttttggctaaaaacggtgaactcgaactttctcaaaatacatccgaatgacatgattttggtgtcaactcaacgtatgtactcccaatagtccgaaaaattgatctaaagtgcatttcactccggattatccctttaagttgcagcgttcccctttgctaaactggttctgagctaacgcatttcaacggtaacatccaaacagtcttactcactccacagcacacccgagacaagtaaattaaaacgtcagactatcgatgtacatatccgtgttgatagaataattttagaaataaaactaaccttgcaactcaatgatttattacattttgagggactagtttctcaatatcaatccgctactgccatacagggaacaaattaggctattgcaatgcgatgcaaggttctaacattgttctatcaacacagacatgtgcatcgatagtctgtcgttataatttatttgtttcgggtatTCTTTGGAGTGGATTaagactgttttcagtggcaggctggatgttaccgttgacttgcgttatctcggcaccagattagcaacaAATGAACGCTGCAAtttaaggaagggcagaaattcactgaaaatggtctccaccgacctatatcaccccgactaagttagaaatgaggtcctatgtccaaaattccgaactatccctttaataggaGTGCCTcaatttttctgttttttcatAAAAGTATCTTAGGCCCTTTTTTGAAGAGCACCCTcaacaaagatttttttttacccagagTAGAGttactttctctcctttttctctgacAGTGTTTCTCTTTGCCTCAGTCCAAGTTTGTTTTTAATGCAGTGAAATTAAGGGTGTTTGCTTTAGCGATGCACAACTTTTACAGTTTTTAGTTGCCCCCATCCCAACTTTTTTTGAGACCTGTTGCTGGTATCAAATTGCACATACTTTTCATGAGTCAaatgtgtcagtgtcaacatgtttttttttcttgcaaaTATAAATATGGGTTTACG
The Sardina pilchardus chromosome 13, fSarPil1.1, whole genome shotgun sequence genome window above contains:
- the akt2 gene encoding RAC-beta serine/threonine-protein kinase, producing the protein MNEVTVVREGWLHKRGEYIKTWRPRYFILKSDGSFIGYKEKPEISDPNLPPLNNFSVAECQLMKTERPRPNTFVIRCLQWTTVIERTFHVDSNAEREEWIRAIQAVANGLKTQEEEPMDINFGSPGDNSLEGMEAAIARSRTRVNMSDFDYLKLLGKGTFGKVILVKEKATGMYYAMKILRKEVIIAKDEVAHTVTESRVLQNTRHPFLTTLKYAFQTHDRLCFVMEYANGGELFFHLSRERVFTEDRARFYGAEIVSALEYLHSCDVVYRDLKLENLMLDKDGHIKITDFGLCKEGITNEATMKTFCGTPEYLAPEVLEDNDYGRAVDWWGLGVVMYEMMCGRLPFYNQDHERLFELILMEEIRFPRNLSPEAKALLAGLLKKDPKQRLGGSPEDAKEVMTHKFFTTINWADVLEKKLVPPFKPQVTSETDTRYFDDEFTAQTITVTPPDQYDSLDTEDPDTRTHFPQFSYSASIRE